A genomic segment from Salvia splendens isolate huo1 chromosome 13, SspV2, whole genome shotgun sequence encodes:
- the LOC121760186 gene encoding type IV inositol polyphosphate 5-phosphatase 9-like isoform X5 has translation MILVFNNHSSSWNVGGIPPPHNFNLDKFLHTQDSMADIYVLGFQEIVPLNAGNILAAEHSNISIKWNSLIKAALNKRTPTEDAFHKTETGESQRVYPLTTQSSIKPGATDYKCIISKQMVGIYITIWARTEISQYISYPSVSCVGCGILGRLGNKGSVSIRFFLHETSFCFVCSHLASGGKEGDERHRNADAANILSHTLFPPEPLQHLPRKILDHDRVIWLGDLNYRIQLPEKTTRSLVKNKEWNLLLQSDQLCKNEIKLRAEMSKGHVFEEWNEGLIEFAPTYKYEQNSDDYYGSCHKGKVKRMRAPAWCDRIIWFGKGLKQIQYNRVESRLSDHRPVYGRFIAYVEVSTLPGI, from the exons ATGATACTTGTATTCAACAATCATTCAA GCTCTTGGAATGTAGGAGGCATCCCACCTCCACACAACTTCAACCTTGACAAATTTCTCCACACTCAAGACTCCATGGCAGATATATATGTGTTGGG GTTTCAAGAAATTGTACCTCTCAATGCTGGAAACATATTGGCAGCAGAACACAGTAACATTTCTATCAAGTGGAACTCTCTAATCAAAGCTGCCCTCAACAAGAGAACACCAACAGAAGATGCATTCCACAAGACAGAAACAGGAGAGTCGCAAAGAGTTTATCCGTTAACAACACAGAGCTCCATCAAGCCAGGTGCCACGGATTATAAATGCATAATAAGTAAACAAATGGTGGGAATATACATCACCATATGGGCAAGAACTGAGATAAGCCAATATATCAGCTATCCGAGTGTCTCGTGTGTCGGATGTGGCATCTTGGGACGCCTCGGAAACAAG GGCTCAGTCTCCATCAGATTTTTCTTGCATGAAACAAGCTTTTGCTTTGTGTGTAGCCATTTGGCCTCAGGTGGTAAAGAAGGCGACGAGAGGCACCGGAACGCAGATGCAGCGAATATATTATCGCACACCCTATTCCCGCCCGAGCCCCTCCAGCATTTGCCCCGAAAAATTCTAGACCACGA CAGGGTGATTTGGCTAGGAGACTTAAACTACCGGATTCAACTGCCTGAGAAAACAACAAGATCATTGGTGAAGAACAAAGAATGGAACCTTTTGTTACAAAGTGATCAG TTGtgcaaaaatgaaataaagctGAGAGCTGAGATGAGCAAAGGGCATGTCTTTGAGGAATGGAATGAAGGACTAATTGAGTTTGCACCTACATATAAATATGAGCAGAACTCGGATGACTATTACGGATCCTGTCACAAAGGGAAGGTGAAGAGAATGAGAGCTCCGGCATG GTGTGATAGAATAATTTGGTTTGGGAAAGGGCTGAAGCAGATCCAATACAACAGAGTTGAATCAAGATTGTCTGATCATAGACCTGTTTATGGAAGGTTTATTGCATATGTAGAAGTGTCTACACTCCCAGGAATATAA
- the LOC121760186 gene encoding type IV inositol polyphosphate 5-phosphatase 9-like isoform X7: protein MVAETSNNILTKRVIYDTCIQQSFKLFVGSWNVGGIPPPHNFNLDKFLHTQDSMADIYVLGFQEIVPLNAGNILAAEHSNISIKWNSLIKAALNKRTPTEDAFHKTETGESQRVYPLTTQSSIKPGATDYKCIISKQMVGIYITIWARTEISQYISYPSVSCVGCGILGRLGNKGSVSIRFFLHETSFCFVCSHLASGGKEGDERHRNADAANILSHTLFPPEPLQHLPRKILDHEVIWLGDLNYRIQLPEKTTRSLVKNKEWNLLLQSDQNSDDYYGSCHKGKVKRMRAPAWCDRIIWFGKGLKQIQYNRVESRLSDHRPVYGRFIAYVEVSTLPGI from the exons ATGGTCGCAGAGACAAGTAACAACATCCTTACAAAAAGAGTGATCTATGATACTTGTATTCAACAATCATTCAA ACTCTTTGTAGGCTCTTGGAATGTAGGAGGCATCCCACCTCCACACAACTTCAACCTTGACAAATTTCTCCACACTCAAGACTCCATGGCAGATATATATGTGTTGGG GTTTCAAGAAATTGTACCTCTCAATGCTGGAAACATATTGGCAGCAGAACACAGTAACATTTCTATCAAGTGGAACTCTCTAATCAAAGCTGCCCTCAACAAGAGAACACCAACAGAAGATGCATTCCACAAGACAGAAACAGGAGAGTCGCAAAGAGTTTATCCGTTAACAACACAGAGCTCCATCAAGCCAGGTGCCACGGATTATAAATGCATAATAAGTAAACAAATGGTGGGAATATACATCACCATATGGGCAAGAACTGAGATAAGCCAATATATCAGCTATCCGAGTGTCTCGTGTGTCGGATGTGGCATCTTGGGACGCCTCGGAAACAAG GGCTCAGTCTCCATCAGATTTTTCTTGCATGAAACAAGCTTTTGCTTTGTGTGTAGCCATTTGGCCTCAGGTGGTAAAGAAGGCGACGAGAGGCACCGGAACGCAGATGCAGCGAATATATTATCGCACACCCTATTCCCGCCCGAGCCCCTCCAGCATTTGCCCCGAAAAATTCTAGACCACGA GGTGATTTGGCTAGGAGACTTAAACTACCGGATTCAACTGCCTGAGAAAACAACAAGATCATTGGTGAAGAACAAAGAATGGAACCTTTTGTTACAAAGTGATCAG AACTCGGATGACTATTACGGATCCTGTCACAAAGGGAAGGTGAAGAGAATGAGAGCTCCGGCATG GTGTGATAGAATAATTTGGTTTGGGAAAGGGCTGAAGCAGATCCAATACAACAGAGTTGAATCAAGATTGTCTGATCATAGACCTGTTTATGGAAGGTTTATTGCATATGTAGAAGTGTCTACACTCCCAGGAATATAA
- the LOC121760186 gene encoding type IV inositol polyphosphate 5-phosphatase 9-like isoform X3, whose amino-acid sequence MVAETSNNILTKRVIYDTCIQQSFKLFVGSWNVGGIPPPHNFNLDKFLHTQDSMADIYVLGFQEIVPLNAGNILAAEHSNISIKWNSLIKAALNKRTPTEDAFHKTETGESQRVYPLTTQSSIKPGATDYKCIISKQMVGIYITIWARTEISQYISYPSVSCVGCGILGRLGNKGSVSIRFFLHETSFCFVCSHLASGGKEGDERHRNADAANILSHTLFPPEPLQHLPRKILDHDRVIWLGDLNYRIQLPEKTTRSLVKNKEWNLLLQSDQLRAEMSKGHVFEEWNEGLIEFAPTYKYEQNSDDYYGSCHKGKVKRMRAPAWCDRIIWFGKGLKQIQYNRVESRLSDHRPVYGRFIAYVEVSTLPGI is encoded by the exons ATGGTCGCAGAGACAAGTAACAACATCCTTACAAAAAGAGTGATCTATGATACTTGTATTCAACAATCATTCAA ACTCTTTGTAGGCTCTTGGAATGTAGGAGGCATCCCACCTCCACACAACTTCAACCTTGACAAATTTCTCCACACTCAAGACTCCATGGCAGATATATATGTGTTGGG GTTTCAAGAAATTGTACCTCTCAATGCTGGAAACATATTGGCAGCAGAACACAGTAACATTTCTATCAAGTGGAACTCTCTAATCAAAGCTGCCCTCAACAAGAGAACACCAACAGAAGATGCATTCCACAAGACAGAAACAGGAGAGTCGCAAAGAGTTTATCCGTTAACAACACAGAGCTCCATCAAGCCAGGTGCCACGGATTATAAATGCATAATAAGTAAACAAATGGTGGGAATATACATCACCATATGGGCAAGAACTGAGATAAGCCAATATATCAGCTATCCGAGTGTCTCGTGTGTCGGATGTGGCATCTTGGGACGCCTCGGAAACAAG GGCTCAGTCTCCATCAGATTTTTCTTGCATGAAACAAGCTTTTGCTTTGTGTGTAGCCATTTGGCCTCAGGTGGTAAAGAAGGCGACGAGAGGCACCGGAACGCAGATGCAGCGAATATATTATCGCACACCCTATTCCCGCCCGAGCCCCTCCAGCATTTGCCCCGAAAAATTCTAGACCACGA CAGGGTGATTTGGCTAGGAGACTTAAACTACCGGATTCAACTGCCTGAGAAAACAACAAGATCATTGGTGAAGAACAAAGAATGGAACCTTTTGTTACAAAGTGATCAG ctGAGAGCTGAGATGAGCAAAGGGCATGTCTTTGAGGAATGGAATGAAGGACTAATTGAGTTTGCACCTACATATAAATATGAGCAGAACTCGGATGACTATTACGGATCCTGTCACAAAGGGAAGGTGAAGAGAATGAGAGCTCCGGCATG GTGTGATAGAATAATTTGGTTTGGGAAAGGGCTGAAGCAGATCCAATACAACAGAGTTGAATCAAGATTGTCTGATCATAGACCTGTTTATGGAAGGTTTATTGCATATGTAGAAGTGTCTACACTCCCAGGAATATAA
- the LOC121760186 gene encoding type IV inositol polyphosphate 5-phosphatase 9-like isoform X4, with amino-acid sequence MVAETSNNILTKRVIYDTCIQQSFKLFVGSWNVGGIPPPHNFNLDKFLHTQDSMADIYVLGFQEIVPLNAGNILAAEHSNISIKWNSLIKAALNKRTPTEDAFHKTETGESQRVYPLTTQSSIKPGATDYKCIISKQMVGIYITIWARTEISQYISYPSVSCVGCGILGRLGNKGSVSIRFFLHETSFCFVCSHLASGGKEGDERHRNADAANILSHTLFPPEPLQHLPRKILDHEVIWLGDLNYRIQLPEKTTRSLVKNKEWNLLLQSDQLRAEMSKGHVFEEWNEGLIEFAPTYKYEQNSDDYYGSCHKGKVKRMRAPAWCDRIIWFGKGLKQIQYNRVESRLSDHRPVYGRFIAYVEVSTLPGI; translated from the exons ATGGTCGCAGAGACAAGTAACAACATCCTTACAAAAAGAGTGATCTATGATACTTGTATTCAACAATCATTCAA ACTCTTTGTAGGCTCTTGGAATGTAGGAGGCATCCCACCTCCACACAACTTCAACCTTGACAAATTTCTCCACACTCAAGACTCCATGGCAGATATATATGTGTTGGG GTTTCAAGAAATTGTACCTCTCAATGCTGGAAACATATTGGCAGCAGAACACAGTAACATTTCTATCAAGTGGAACTCTCTAATCAAAGCTGCCCTCAACAAGAGAACACCAACAGAAGATGCATTCCACAAGACAGAAACAGGAGAGTCGCAAAGAGTTTATCCGTTAACAACACAGAGCTCCATCAAGCCAGGTGCCACGGATTATAAATGCATAATAAGTAAACAAATGGTGGGAATATACATCACCATATGGGCAAGAACTGAGATAAGCCAATATATCAGCTATCCGAGTGTCTCGTGTGTCGGATGTGGCATCTTGGGACGCCTCGGAAACAAG GGCTCAGTCTCCATCAGATTTTTCTTGCATGAAACAAGCTTTTGCTTTGTGTGTAGCCATTTGGCCTCAGGTGGTAAAGAAGGCGACGAGAGGCACCGGAACGCAGATGCAGCGAATATATTATCGCACACCCTATTCCCGCCCGAGCCCCTCCAGCATTTGCCCCGAAAAATTCTAGACCACGA GGTGATTTGGCTAGGAGACTTAAACTACCGGATTCAACTGCCTGAGAAAACAACAAGATCATTGGTGAAGAACAAAGAATGGAACCTTTTGTTACAAAGTGATCAG ctGAGAGCTGAGATGAGCAAAGGGCATGTCTTTGAGGAATGGAATGAAGGACTAATTGAGTTTGCACCTACATATAAATATGAGCAGAACTCGGATGACTATTACGGATCCTGTCACAAAGGGAAGGTGAAGAGAATGAGAGCTCCGGCATG GTGTGATAGAATAATTTGGTTTGGGAAAGGGCTGAAGCAGATCCAATACAACAGAGTTGAATCAAGATTGTCTGATCATAGACCTGTTTATGGAAGGTTTATTGCATATGTAGAAGTGTCTACACTCCCAGGAATATAA
- the LOC121762668 gene encoding cyclin-dependent kinase D-3-like produces the protein MADMDQLLPKKVADRYLKREVLGEGTYGVVYKAIDTQTRQVVAIKKIRLGKQKEGVNFTALREIKLLKEIKDPNIIELIDAFPHKGNLNLVFEFMETDLEAVIRDRNIVLSPADIKSYIQMTLKGLSFVHKKWVLHRDMKPNNLLIGPGGQLKLADFGLARIFGSPDRKFTHQVFARWYRAPELLFGAKQYGPGVDVWAAACIFAELLLRRPFLQGNSDIDQLGKIFAAFGTPKPSQWSDMVYLPDYVEYQHVPGQPIRTLFPMASDDCLDLLGKMFTYDPKARISAQQALEHRYFSSIPPPTEPALLPRPPPKKEPVNPNVSEHNPPEGPTVLSPPRKQRRGMPHREGFDANAHNVIKMDDHGNETRQAAGERSEQAPMSLDFSVFGMRPPNRPTINSADRSHLKKKLDLQFQLPEEGEEE, from the exons ATGGCGGACATGGATCAGCTGTTGCCGAAGAAAGTAGCCGATCGTTATCTGAAGCGCGAAGTCCTTGGTGAAGGTACATACGGTGTCGTTTACAAAGCCATCGATACTCAG ACTAGGCAAGTAGTTGCTATCAAGAAAATTCGTTTGGGGAAGCAGAAGGAAGGTGTCAATTTCACAGCTTTGAGGGAAATTAAGTTGCTCAAAGAGATTAAGGATCCTAATATCATCGAGTTGATTGATGCATTCCCACACAAGGGGAACTTGAACCTTGTGTTTGAGTTCATGGAGACAGATCTTGAAGCTGTTATTCGTGATAGAAACATTGTTCTCTCCCCAGCTGACATCAAGTCTTACATCCAGATGACACTGAAGGGGCTTTCTTTTGTCCATAAAAAATGGGTCCTGCACAG GGACATGAAACCGAACAACCTGCTAATTGGACCTGGTGGGCAACTTAAACTTGCAGATTTTGGGTTAGCTCGTATATTTGGGAGCCCTGATCGAAAGTTCACACATCAG GTTTTTGCTAGATGGTACAGAGCTCCTGAGCTTCTGTTTGGTGCCAAACAATATGGTCCAGGGGTGGATGTATGGGCTGCTGCATGTATATTTGCTGAGCTGCTTTTACGTAGACCTTTTCTGCAG GGAAACAGTGATATTGATCAACTGGGAAAGATCTTTGCTGCTTTTGGGACGCCAAAGCCATCACAATGGTCTGATATGGTCTATCTTCCAGATTATGTGGAATATCAGCATGTGCCTGGTCAACCAATTCGCACGCTGTTTCCCATGGCTAGTGATGATTGTTTGGACCTTTTAGGGAAGATGTTCACGTATGATCCTAAAGCAAGAATCTCAGCACAACAGGCTCTGGAGCATAG GTATTTTTCTTCCATACCTCCACCTACAGAACCTGCTTTGCTTCCAAGACCTCCGCCGAAGAAGGAACCCGTCAATCCAAATGTCTCGGAACATAATCCTCCGGAGGGACCAACAGTGTTGTCTCCTCCCAGGAAACAAAGAAGAGGCATGCCTCATCGTGAGGGCTTTGATGCAAATGCTCACAATGTGATCAAGATGGATGACCATGGCAATGAGACAAGGCAAGCAGCTGGGGAGAGAAGTGAGCAAGCTCCAATGTCTTTGGATTTTTCAGTTTTTGGCATGAGGCCGCCAAATAGACCAACTATTAACAG TGCTGACAGATCACATCTAAAGAAGAAACTTGATCTTCAATTTCAACTACccgaagaaggagaagaagaataG
- the LOC121760186 gene encoding type IV inositol polyphosphate 5-phosphatase 9-like isoform X1, protein MVAETSNNILTKRVIYDTCIQQSFKLFVGSWNVGGIPPPHNFNLDKFLHTQDSMADIYVLGFQEIVPLNAGNILAAEHSNISIKWNSLIKAALNKRTPTEDAFHKTETGESQRVYPLTTQSSIKPGATDYKCIISKQMVGIYITIWARTEISQYISYPSVSCVGCGILGRLGNKGSVSIRFFLHETSFCFVCSHLASGGKEGDERHRNADAANILSHTLFPPEPLQHLPRKILDHDRVIWLGDLNYRIQLPEKTTRSLVKNKEWNLLLQSDQLCKNEIKLRAEMSKGHVFEEWNEGLIEFAPTYKYEQNSDDYYGSCHKGKVKRMRAPAWCDRIIWFGKGLKQIQYNRVESRLSDHRPVYGRFIAYVEVSTLPGI, encoded by the exons ATGGTCGCAGAGACAAGTAACAACATCCTTACAAAAAGAGTGATCTATGATACTTGTATTCAACAATCATTCAA ACTCTTTGTAGGCTCTTGGAATGTAGGAGGCATCCCACCTCCACACAACTTCAACCTTGACAAATTTCTCCACACTCAAGACTCCATGGCAGATATATATGTGTTGGG GTTTCAAGAAATTGTACCTCTCAATGCTGGAAACATATTGGCAGCAGAACACAGTAACATTTCTATCAAGTGGAACTCTCTAATCAAAGCTGCCCTCAACAAGAGAACACCAACAGAAGATGCATTCCACAAGACAGAAACAGGAGAGTCGCAAAGAGTTTATCCGTTAACAACACAGAGCTCCATCAAGCCAGGTGCCACGGATTATAAATGCATAATAAGTAAACAAATGGTGGGAATATACATCACCATATGGGCAAGAACTGAGATAAGCCAATATATCAGCTATCCGAGTGTCTCGTGTGTCGGATGTGGCATCTTGGGACGCCTCGGAAACAAG GGCTCAGTCTCCATCAGATTTTTCTTGCATGAAACAAGCTTTTGCTTTGTGTGTAGCCATTTGGCCTCAGGTGGTAAAGAAGGCGACGAGAGGCACCGGAACGCAGATGCAGCGAATATATTATCGCACACCCTATTCCCGCCCGAGCCCCTCCAGCATTTGCCCCGAAAAATTCTAGACCACGA CAGGGTGATTTGGCTAGGAGACTTAAACTACCGGATTCAACTGCCTGAGAAAACAACAAGATCATTGGTGAAGAACAAAGAATGGAACCTTTTGTTACAAAGTGATCAG TTGtgcaaaaatgaaataaagctGAGAGCTGAGATGAGCAAAGGGCATGTCTTTGAGGAATGGAATGAAGGACTAATTGAGTTTGCACCTACATATAAATATGAGCAGAACTCGGATGACTATTACGGATCCTGTCACAAAGGGAAGGTGAAGAGAATGAGAGCTCCGGCATG GTGTGATAGAATAATTTGGTTTGGGAAAGGGCTGAAGCAGATCCAATACAACAGAGTTGAATCAAGATTGTCTGATCATAGACCTGTTTATGGAAGGTTTATTGCATATGTAGAAGTGTCTACACTCCCAGGAATATAA
- the LOC121760186 gene encoding type IV inositol polyphosphate 5-phosphatase 9-like isoform X2, with amino-acid sequence MVAETSNNILTKRVIYDTCIQQSFKLFVGSWNVGGIPPPHNFNLDKFLHTQDSMADIYVLGFQEIVPLNAGNILAAEHSNISIKWNSLIKAALNKRTPTEDAFHKTETGESQRVYPLTTQSSIKPGATDYKCIISKQMVGIYITIWARTEISQYISYPSVSCVGCGILGRLGNKGSVSIRFFLHETSFCFVCSHLASGGKEGDERHRNADAANILSHTLFPPEPLQHLPRKILDHEVIWLGDLNYRIQLPEKTTRSLVKNKEWNLLLQSDQLCKNEIKLRAEMSKGHVFEEWNEGLIEFAPTYKYEQNSDDYYGSCHKGKVKRMRAPAWCDRIIWFGKGLKQIQYNRVESRLSDHRPVYGRFIAYVEVSTLPGI; translated from the exons ATGGTCGCAGAGACAAGTAACAACATCCTTACAAAAAGAGTGATCTATGATACTTGTATTCAACAATCATTCAA ACTCTTTGTAGGCTCTTGGAATGTAGGAGGCATCCCACCTCCACACAACTTCAACCTTGACAAATTTCTCCACACTCAAGACTCCATGGCAGATATATATGTGTTGGG GTTTCAAGAAATTGTACCTCTCAATGCTGGAAACATATTGGCAGCAGAACACAGTAACATTTCTATCAAGTGGAACTCTCTAATCAAAGCTGCCCTCAACAAGAGAACACCAACAGAAGATGCATTCCACAAGACAGAAACAGGAGAGTCGCAAAGAGTTTATCCGTTAACAACACAGAGCTCCATCAAGCCAGGTGCCACGGATTATAAATGCATAATAAGTAAACAAATGGTGGGAATATACATCACCATATGGGCAAGAACTGAGATAAGCCAATATATCAGCTATCCGAGTGTCTCGTGTGTCGGATGTGGCATCTTGGGACGCCTCGGAAACAAG GGCTCAGTCTCCATCAGATTTTTCTTGCATGAAACAAGCTTTTGCTTTGTGTGTAGCCATTTGGCCTCAGGTGGTAAAGAAGGCGACGAGAGGCACCGGAACGCAGATGCAGCGAATATATTATCGCACACCCTATTCCCGCCCGAGCCCCTCCAGCATTTGCCCCGAAAAATTCTAGACCACGA GGTGATTTGGCTAGGAGACTTAAACTACCGGATTCAACTGCCTGAGAAAACAACAAGATCATTGGTGAAGAACAAAGAATGGAACCTTTTGTTACAAAGTGATCAG TTGtgcaaaaatgaaataaagctGAGAGCTGAGATGAGCAAAGGGCATGTCTTTGAGGAATGGAATGAAGGACTAATTGAGTTTGCACCTACATATAAATATGAGCAGAACTCGGATGACTATTACGGATCCTGTCACAAAGGGAAGGTGAAGAGAATGAGAGCTCCGGCATG GTGTGATAGAATAATTTGGTTTGGGAAAGGGCTGAAGCAGATCCAATACAACAGAGTTGAATCAAGATTGTCTGATCATAGACCTGTTTATGGAAGGTTTATTGCATATGTAGAAGTGTCTACACTCCCAGGAATATAA
- the LOC121760186 gene encoding type IV inositol polyphosphate 5-phosphatase 9-like isoform X6: MVAETSNNILTKRVIYDTCIQQSFKLFVGSWNVGGIPPPHNFNLDKFLHTQDSMADIYVLGFQEIVPLNAGNILAAEHSNISIKWNSLIKAALNKRTPTEDAFHKTETGESQRVYPLTTQSSIKPGATDYKCIISKQMVGIYITIWARTEISQYISYPSVSCVGCGILGRLGNKGSVSIRFFLHETSFCFVCSHLASGGKEGDERHRNADAANILSHTLFPPEPLQHLPRKILDHDRVIWLGDLNYRIQLPEKTTRSLVKNKEWNLLLQSDQNSDDYYGSCHKGKVKRMRAPAWCDRIIWFGKGLKQIQYNRVESRLSDHRPVYGRFIAYVEVSTLPGI; the protein is encoded by the exons ATGGTCGCAGAGACAAGTAACAACATCCTTACAAAAAGAGTGATCTATGATACTTGTATTCAACAATCATTCAA ACTCTTTGTAGGCTCTTGGAATGTAGGAGGCATCCCACCTCCACACAACTTCAACCTTGACAAATTTCTCCACACTCAAGACTCCATGGCAGATATATATGTGTTGGG GTTTCAAGAAATTGTACCTCTCAATGCTGGAAACATATTGGCAGCAGAACACAGTAACATTTCTATCAAGTGGAACTCTCTAATCAAAGCTGCCCTCAACAAGAGAACACCAACAGAAGATGCATTCCACAAGACAGAAACAGGAGAGTCGCAAAGAGTTTATCCGTTAACAACACAGAGCTCCATCAAGCCAGGTGCCACGGATTATAAATGCATAATAAGTAAACAAATGGTGGGAATATACATCACCATATGGGCAAGAACTGAGATAAGCCAATATATCAGCTATCCGAGTGTCTCGTGTGTCGGATGTGGCATCTTGGGACGCCTCGGAAACAAG GGCTCAGTCTCCATCAGATTTTTCTTGCATGAAACAAGCTTTTGCTTTGTGTGTAGCCATTTGGCCTCAGGTGGTAAAGAAGGCGACGAGAGGCACCGGAACGCAGATGCAGCGAATATATTATCGCACACCCTATTCCCGCCCGAGCCCCTCCAGCATTTGCCCCGAAAAATTCTAGACCACGA CAGGGTGATTTGGCTAGGAGACTTAAACTACCGGATTCAACTGCCTGAGAAAACAACAAGATCATTGGTGAAGAACAAAGAATGGAACCTTTTGTTACAAAGTGATCAG AACTCGGATGACTATTACGGATCCTGTCACAAAGGGAAGGTGAAGAGAATGAGAGCTCCGGCATG GTGTGATAGAATAATTTGGTTTGGGAAAGGGCTGAAGCAGATCCAATACAACAGAGTTGAATCAAGATTGTCTGATCATAGACCTGTTTATGGAAGGTTTATTGCATATGTAGAAGTGTCTACACTCCCAGGAATATAA
- the LOC121761963 gene encoding monoacylglycerol lipase-like — MICSAFPKPRISIPNDRVSRSNTSAILNPRLKFNKAPLITKNCYLQRPEAIVVETGMVTTVTDGATVMLTSGASGRINALLSLRALRSVLRLISAFFLILLLPFRGRKRCAVVGAAPESPEKGGGREEKAVATTGKVVRVPAAMVPMKSAAAVVDKDVAARRALAIKRAEEDNGGGDTARDYSLFVTSRGDTIFTQSWTPIMVQLRGLVVLLHGLNEHSGRYDAFAKKLNANGFKVYGMDWIGHGGSDGLHAYVHSLDDAVSDMKSFLSKVLTDNPGLPCFCFGHSTGGAIILKALLDPKVKQRVAGIVLTSPAIGVQPSHPIFAVLAPVFSFLFPRFQLSAANKRGIAVSRDPEALVAKYSDPLVFTGAIRVRTGYEILRITAYLQQNLSRLTVPFLVLHGSDDSVTDPEATMKLYKEASSSDKNIVLYERLLHDLLFEREKEEIMENIVSWLNSRV; from the exons ATGATTTGCTCAGCATTTCCGAAACCTAGAATTTCAATTCCGAATGATCGTGTTTCCCGATCAAATACCAGCGCAATTTTAAATCCGAGATTAAAATTCAACAAAGCTCCATTAATCACGAAAAACTGTTACCTCCAACGGCCAGAGGCGATTGTGGTTGAAACCGGGATGGTGACGACAGTAACCGACGGAGCCACCGTAATGCTGACCTCAGGCGCGAGCGGGAGAATCAATGCGCTGCTGTCTCTGCGCGCGCTGAGGAGCGTGCTGCGGCTGATCAGCGCGTTTTTCCTGATCCTCCTCCTGCCGTTCCGCGGGAGGAAGCGCTGCGCCGTGGTGGGGGCGGCGCCGGAGTCTCCGGAGAAAGGCGGCGGGAGGGAGGAAAAAGCGGTGGCTACGACGGGTAAGGTGGTGAGGGTGCCGGCGGCGATGGTGCCGATGAAGAGCGCGGCGGCGGTTGTGGATAAGGATGTGGCGGCGCGGAGGGCGCTGGCGATTAAGAGGGCGGAGGAGGATAATGGAGGCGGCGATACGGCGAGGGATTATTCGTTGTTTGTTACGTCGAGAGGTGACACCATTTTTACTCAATCATGGACGCCCATCATGGTTCAACTCAG GGGACTGGTTGTTCTCTTGCATGGTCTAAATGAACACAG TGGAAGATATGATGCTTTCGCCAAGAAACTGAATGCAAATGGTTTCAAAGTATATGGAATGGACTGGATTG GACATGGCGGCAGTGATGGATTGCACGCCTATGTTCATTCTCTGGATGATGCAGTTAGTGATATG AAATCGTTCCTCAGCAAGGTTTTAACTGATAATCCAGGACTTCCATGCTTCTGCTTTGGACATTCAACTGGTGGAGCTATAATCTTGAAG GCATTACTTGATCCAAAAGTGAAACAGCGCGTAGCAGGCATTGTATTGACTTCGCCTGCCATAGGAGTTCAGCCATCCCATCCAATTTTTGCT GTGCTTGCTCCTGTGTTTTCCTTCTTGTTTCCTCGGTTCCAATTAAGTGCAGCAAACAAGAGGGGCATCGCAGTCTCAAGAGATCCGGAAGCATTAGTTGCAAAGTATTCAGATCCACTAGTATTCACTGGAGCCATTAGAGTAAGAACGGGCTATGAAATTCTCAGGATAACGGCGTACTTGCAGCAGAACCTAAGCAGGTTGACAGTGCCATTTCTTGTCCTCCACGGCAGTGATGATTCAGTAACCGATCCTGAAGCAACCATGAAGCTGTACAAGGAAGCTTCATCGAGCGACAAAAACATTGTGCTCTATGAAAGGCTCCTGCATGATCTACTTTTCGAACGAGAGAAGGAAGAGATCATGGAGAACATAGTTTCATGGCTAAACAGCAGAGTGTGA